The segment CTTCCGGTTTTGATGCTGCGATCAACCGTTGATTCGGGTGCAACCACAAGAAATGGAATTCCTGCAGCGTGACAAGCAAGTGCAACGCTTAGCGAACCAATCTTGTTTGCAGAATCACCGTTTTCAGCGATTCGGTCCGCACCAATAAGCGCAGCGTCAATGCGACCGCTCAGGATCGCCATCGCTGCTGCGCCATCTGGCTCAATTCGATATGGAATCTCTGATTTCATCAACTCCCATGCGGTCAAACGTGAGCCTTGAAGCAAGGGACGAGTTTCATCTGCATAAACCTCTTTAACAAAGCCACGCTTATGTATCTCTTTAATGACACCTAGCGCGGTTCCGGTTCCGGTTGTAGCAAGTGAACCAGTGTTGCAATGGGTCAACAAAGTCATTGGCTTACTTCCCAGTTTATTGATCAGCCAATCTGCGCCAATATTTCCCATATCAGTACTCGATTGCTTATCTTCACTCGCTAACTGGTGGGCTGCGGCAAGAACTGCATCGCGTCCTTCTGGCAAATGTTTACGAATCTTCTCAACAGCCCAGGCTAAGTTAACTGCCGTTGGACGTGCATCGCGAAGTAAATCAAGGTTATGTTCTAACTCTTGCGCGCTATGTCCTTTACGCGCTGCTTCATCAATAACCAGTACGACGCCGTAGGCACCAGCAACGCCGAGCGCAGGGGCGCCTCTAACAACCAACCTTTGAATTGCATCGATATATGGAGCTAGTTCGTCGTATGAAATATAGGTTTCAGAGATGGGAATCTGTGTTTGATCGAGCAGAACAATCTTGTTTTCTTTCCAGACAATCGCTTCGAACCCGCTAGACATTTAAATGCTCCTTATTCAAGGTCTTGAACTTATCACTTCGCCTCTAAAAAAGAGATTGCTAAGCGTATGAATCCCAATCGCCACCACTCAAGATTCCACCATCTATAACAATAGATTGGCCAGTTATATAAGAGGATGCATCGGTTGCTAGGAAGATTACGGATCCGATTATCTCGTCAGGGTTGGAGAGGCGGCCAATCGGCGTTGTTTCGTCAAACCATTTTGTGCGATGGGGTTCGCCCCATAGCGGCTTGGTGAAATCCGTTTTGATAACTGAAGGTTCAATGCAGTTAACTCGAATTTTATCTTTTGCCCATTCACGAGCGGTGCTGCGGGTAATTGAAGTCACCGCTGCTTTGGTAGCTGCATATACAGAGATCGTATTGAAGCTATAACGAGCGCTAAGTGAGCTCATATTTACAATAACTCCGCCGCCGGCTGCCTTCATGATCGGATGCGCCGCCTGCGAAATAAAGTAGATCGCCTTCATATTCACTGAAACTATGGCGTTGAAATCTTCTTCGGTAACTTCAGTTATAGGTTTGCGACGATTTATTCCCGCAGTATTGATAACGATATCTAGGCCACCCATAAGCGCATTTGCCTCATTGACCACGCTGGCACATTGATCTGGGCTAGATAAATCAGCGCTAATTGAGAAAGCCTTACCTGATTCGCCAGAAATGGATTTGCGGACTTCATCGAGCCGTTCTTGATTTAGATCCTGGATAGTTACATCTGCGCCACGTTCGGCGAAGGCTTTAGCAATCAACGCACCTAGCGTTCCAGCGCCACCGGTTATGAGAACGCGCTTCTGCTTAAGATCGAATAATGGATCAAACATTTGCTACCCCTGTAACTTCTAAATAAGTAACGCTCTCGGGAGTTAAAGTCTGTGGCTTTAAATCAATTCCAGAGAATTTCACTTCCTGCTCAATAGTACTGAAATTAACCAGAATAACCTTTGCTTTTTGCCCTGAAGTAACGATTAGGCAATCAACTAACTCTGGAAGAGATGAAGCAGTTGGTCTGGCATGAGTAAATCCCTTGAGATTCTTGAACAAGCGCCAAACTGGAAATTCTTCACCTGCTTTACTAGCAAAGTTGAGTGCATCTTCACTTCCAGTAGATAGCTCGCGTATGCCACGCCATCCCAGAGTTTCGAAGTAAGTCACGGTTGAAATTGACGCTGACTCTGTAATCGAGCGAATAGACATCGCGGTCCAGCCTTCCGCAAACCAAGTGCGCTGGCGGGCATCGACCGACGATGGCAGAGGTGTATTGCTGACATCTTTATCGGGTTGAGTTGCATTTGGGTTGTACCTAGGACGTAGCGTTATTGGCCCAATACTTACCTTTTTTACTTTGGCAATCCGATGAGCATTTGTGGAAATCACTTTCTGGGTAGCAGTGTTTTGTATAAGAGTTCGATCGTCAAATGAGTGCACCTGGGGGTTAATTGAAAAATTGACTTGATCAACGAAATCGACTGAGCCTTGATTGCGATTGAGTTCGGTGAAGTACAGATCTGTACCACCAATGATTTTTGACTTATCCCCTAGTAACTCTTCGGCCGCTTGAATAAAACCAAGTGGCACTGTTTTATCGCTTGCCGAGAAGATATAGAAGCGGCGAATCTGATCCTTTAATTCATCTATTGGCTGCAGTATTACTTGAAGTTGCTGCGGGCTATTGGCGGTTATCGCAAGATCAAGATCAATCTTTAGCTGCTGAGTTACTAATAGCGCCTGTTCCACGGCAGAGCGAATTTGAGAATCACCGTTCAGTGAAAGGCGAAGGTGCTTGATCGCAAGATCTTCGAACCCCACGTACTCGCTGGCTATTAAGTGAGCAGGATCTTCACTTAACCCCAAACCAATTTCGGGAATTTCAATCTCTTTTGTGCCAACAGTAATAATGGCGCTTTCATCCTTTGAAATTGGTGTCGCGTGCTCGCCGGAAATTGAGATGGTTATCTTTTGGCTAAGCACCTCCCCCGGAGAAACTTGCGCAGGAAAAGGTAGA is part of the Candidatus Planktophila lacus genome and harbors:
- the mtnA gene encoding S-methyl-5-thioribose-1-phosphate isomerase; the protein is MSSGFEAIVWKENKIVLLDQTQIPISETYISYDELAPYIDAIQRLVVRGAPALGVAGAYGVVLVIDEAARKGHSAQELEHNLDLLRDARPTAVNLAWAVEKIRKHLPEGRDAVLAAAHQLASEDKQSSTDMGNIGADWLINKLGSKPMTLLTHCNTGSLATTGTGTALGVIKEIHKRGFVKEVYADETRPLLQGSRLTAWELMKSEIPYRIEPDGAAAMAILSGRIDAALIGADRIAENGDSANKIGSLSVALACHAAGIPFLVVAPESTVDRSIKTGSEIHIEIRGDEELTQFKGIQVAPIGAKTFNPAFDVTPAKYISAVITEKQSYEIAEGQTL
- a CDS encoding SDR family NAD(P)-dependent oxidoreductase; this translates as MFDPLFDLKQKRVLITGGAGTLGALIAKAFAERGADVTIQDLNQERLDEVRKSISGESGKAFSISADLSSPDQCASVVNEANALMGGLDIVINTAGINRRKPITEVTEEDFNAIVSVNMKAIYFISQAAHPIMKAAGGGVIVNMSSLSARYSFNTISVYAATKAAVTSITRSTAREWAKDKIRVNCIEPSVIKTDFTKPLWGEPHRTKWFDETTPIGRLSNPDEIIGSVIFLATDASSYITGQSIVIDGGILSGGDWDSYA